DNA sequence from the Rattus rattus isolate New Zealand chromosome 2, Rrattus_CSIRO_v1, whole genome shotgun sequence genome:
TATTCCCGGATTCGAACTCTTCGCTCCCAGTCCTTCCAGGACTCAGACTCAGAACTATCTCCTCCTACTCTCTTCTAGCGTCTAACCGCTTAGGCTCTGCCCCCTGCGTCAACTCAAGTTCAGAAATAACCAGGACTGTAGGCCACTCAAAGCCTACCCTTTAGGGTGAACCGGAGCACCAGAGACCCCGCCCACTTCCAGGGCCGCCACGACCTACAGCAGTACTAGCCAATCGGATGCGGCGGCACCGGTTAGCAGGAGGCGGGACTTCTGGCGGATGTGACTGTGGCCCTGCCCGTTAGCTTCTCAGCACTGTCTGTCGGGGCGGTCCTTCCGGTAGGGTCCGGGCGACTGACCGCGACGCAGCAGTCATGAGCCGGCCCAGCCGGCTGCAGAGGCAAGTTCTGAGCCTGTACCGCGAACTGCTGCGCGCCGGGCGCGGGAAGCCGGGCGCCGAGGCGCGGGTGCGGGCCGAGTTCCGGCAGCACGCCAGCCTTCCGCGCTCCGACGTGCTGCGTATTGAGTATCTGTATCGCCGGGGACGGCGCCAGCTACAGCTGCTGCGTTCCGGCCACGCCACGGCCATGGGTACTTTCGTGCGCCCGCGGGGCCCCACTGAAGAACCCGTCGACGCGACAGCCCCGGGGAACAGGCTGGACGATAGTGATGCCCTAAAGAATCCTTGTGAAGGCACGGGAGCACGGGAAACGCGATCCGATGGACGGTGACAGACCCAGAGAAAGGTTCCTTCTGACAGTTTGGGAGGAAGATCGGGAACTCATCCAAATGGAAGCTGAGATGTCTTAAGAGACAACGGAATTTTCTCGATGCATGGTGAGAGGTCAGACTCTCCCTCACCAAGGAGGTTCCGGGCATCCTGTGGCACCGGCGGGCTGAGCAATGTATGCTGGGATTCACCAACCCAAAGTCAAAGAGAGCACAGACTCTCCTCCCCTCGGGGCGTGACACCTCTCTTGACTTCTAAGAACACAtacacctccccactccctgccttttgctgtttttaatgCCGAGAAAACAGCCTTTTTGCCGTGCATGTTTAATAGAACACCCTGATGAACCATGAGAAGCTTCGCAGTCCGGTTTGGAAAACCACTGTCGACTTGTTGTGAAGAACTAGGATTGTAAGGGAGGTTACAGTAACTCACCCCAGCTGATGAGCCTGAGACTCCTGGAGAATCCCTAGCCCCTATTCTTGTCAATCTTCCTCAGGATTCTTGTATAAAGGGAATAAATGTGAGGTGTGCTTTCTTCCTTGTTGTCTTAATaatcttgttgattctttcattAGGggcctttgctttttcttttgagacagggtcttgttagaATATAGCCTAGGCTGCTCTTAGCGTcagctccttctgcctcagcctctaaacTCCAAGATTATTGGCATGTACTGCCATGCCAAGGTTGGAGAGGCAGGTGGGAACAAAAGGGAGGAATATGGAACCCCAACTGAGGCTTGGTGTGTGACATAAAGAGCCTGTGACACTGTTTTCATATGGCTTTTATCTCACTTTGTTACATCACCCCCACCCTCCTGCCATAGGATGTTAGCTCTCTGCTCATCTCTCAGCTTCGGTTTTATTTAGCAAGGTGATCTTGGTtgggtagtttttgtttttaagacatggaCTCActtaacccaggctggcctcaatctgtTCATGTAAGGGATAATGGCTTGCAACTCCTCCTTTTACCTCCAGATCACAGGCTTGTTCTACCACAACACATGCTAATCTGTGTTTGCTCTGTTtatggccttgtgcttgctaagcaagtgagATAACCACTGGGATTCTCTTCCAACCCCAAGGCGACCCTTGTTGATCATCTCAACTCCAGGTCTGAAAGTGACTACTAAAGTCCTACCCAACCTGTACCCTTGACATATCCCAGTCTCCTGTCTCATCTCCTGGCCCCAAgggcctgagctacatagagcaatcttgtctcaaaaatgaaggaaagggggCCAGAGAGAAGGTTCAGTGGAAAAAGGAGCTTGGTGACAGGCCTGACTAGCTGAGTTTAAATCCCAAGGAACACACAGGAGAAGATGAGAACTATGGCAATCTAATGTCCAtctgcctgtgtgcacacaggtaggtaggtaggtagataaatgggTAGGTATAGATAGATGTATTTAGGAAGACAGACCATAATGACAGATTCCCTGATATACCCCTTAGCTACTGGTTTGCATTATCTTAACGTGGACTTTCCTAGAAGCTACTGTTCCCCAGGCCTCTTCAGTACCCGATTTTGCATTTCCAGTAGCCATTCCATCTACTTTGAAGACACACTCCCTTCCCCATGGTTAGCCCCCATGATTCCAGCAGACCTGACTGGCCCCTCCTGAAGGCAGAACACGTGGCCTAAGCCAGAGGAGCCCTCCTGGGGACTCTAAGTATGGAAGTTTAAAGGGAGAGCTATCCTGTTGACTAGTAAATTGATAGACACTCTAGCCACTAGGGAATGGACAAAGAcaaaatgggtgggtggggtgggagggcagaAATGAAGACATCATTAGGATTTAGTTGTGCCAGAAGTCCTGAATGTCTCAGTTACCACACAAACTCCTGTTTCCATTAAGTCAGGGATCACTTGGCCTTAGTCACTCACTCTTGGGTGGCCTTGGCCCTGACCTCTCTTGGCACCTGGCTACAGTGGGGTCTTGTGGCAATTCAAGGAGGCGTACATTCTGTGTGCAGCTTGGAGGCCAGCACAGGGAGGAAGAGCTGTGTTCAATGAGCATGGGCCAGCACCGGCTCTGCTTTGTTCTTGTGTTTGTCTGTTACCACCTCTTCCCTCACACCGTAGATTTGAGGAAATCAGGCTGCAACCCAGTGTGGACAATCCCAGGACTTTGGACCAGAGATTCGGATCAATGGTGGaccacttgcctggcatgctctAGGCCCTGCCTGGGTTGCATTCCACGCAATGCAGAACAGAAATATTAGCTAGGCctgatgacacacacctgtaatcccagccccctggaggtcgaggcaggaggttcaaagtcagcctgaactCTGAGTAAAACTACCAAGGGGAAAAAATTATCCTACGAAGGAGAGTGACTGTCTCAGTCCTGAGCTAGTGACAGCCTATACCGGTCTGTGCAGAATATGGGAACATCTCCAGGATGGGCGTGAGACAGGTGCTGGCAGTGCGCCAACAGCACCTGCCCCAGCCTGGCACCTGCTTCCTTGGCAGGTGCTGAGtgtgcttttctctctccctcgGCCTGAGACTGGTGTTCATGGGaaggatagacagatagatgggaAGTATTACGGTGTCCACCTCCCGAGAAGGAGACCTCACCAGTGAGGTGTGGAAGCCTGGAACCAGTTTGAGCGTGCTCCACACGGTTTCCTAGGGTCTCCGGGCATTTGGTACTCTGCGTACTAACTGCAGCCCCCAGCTCTTTAAGCCAACCAATGGCGGCCTGCTCTCTTTCCTGGATCATGTCCACGTTCTCCTACCACTCAGTCAACAGCTTGGGTTGCATTTGATCTTTGTGTCACAATTTGGGGAACCACAACTAAGATAGGCTCTCTGCGTTCTGCCTTCGAGACAAAGAGGACAGAAGGGGCTGTCAGAACACATCCGAGCTGTGTCTGTTTCCAAGTTCTCAAGCGTTAATATTCTCAGACATCTCTTGAAAGTGAACATTTAATGCACACGTCTGGGCTGGTGGACTCAGATCGGAGGGAGACCATTGACATAGCTGAGCACCAGGTAGGGCGTCCTGGCCAGCCGGGTATGAGAACAGCAGGGGACCCCCGACAAGGGCAGCAACAATGTGGCACCcaccagaaggaggaagagaaggagaaggaggagggtcaGGGGCcgcctggaagcaggagctgggacCCTGAGAAAAGACACGGTATTAAAACCAAGGGTGGGCCGCTACCATGATCCCTCTCTCCCAACCCCCCAAGCCCAGTCTCTCAAGCCTCTCACCCACGATCCACTTCCAGCATCGCATCGGGCAGACTAGGAGATCCTTGCCTCTTCTTGTCCTGAGGGTAGAtagcagacagcagcagcaggaatgtCAGTGACACTTGGAGGGGACATTTTCTCACTACTCTAGACCCACAGGGCTAGGCttatctctcctccttttctatcATCCCTGAACCACACATGAATTGATAGTGAGGTGGGCATCTGTACCTGTCCTTCAGGCATCCACTCCCCTTTTCCTGACACTGCTGATGTCatgatgtgtgggtgtgtgggtgccTCTCCATTCAGACCTTCAGGGTCACTCTAGGCTGGCTTCCGCTCTCCCCTCTTCTGTGAGGGGGCATGTGACTCAGACCTGGCCAATCGGAGCACTCTGACTAGTTCAGAGTGCAGCCTGTCTCCCAAGCTGGGCAGGTTGAAGTCAAGCCTGGGACTTTGGACTGCAAGTAGGTCAGGGGGTCAGAGGGTAGGTTAGTAAACCAGGGGAAAGGGACTCCAGCTGGGGTTAGAGAAGAGAccaaaagacagaggcagaacgaTGATGCATGTTAGGTCCTGAACCCGTGACGTCTAGACTTTTCAGTTACAGAGGGAAGAGAATATTCCTCTGTCTGTGTGGCTGTCAGCATGCGTTGTCTCTCTCTTATTTGGATTGACATCCCCTGGTGCGCCTAGCTCACCTGAGGCTTCTGGAGACGCCTTCGATGGTGAGCCGCCAAATGTTTCCGGTGGCCAAGCCCCAGTGAGAGCAGGTCCTGTGGGCAGAGAAAGGTTCGTGTTTCTCGGAAGACCGGAGGCATGGTTAGAGAAGGGTCTGGAAAGAGGTGTCACAGAGGAGAAATTATGCAGATACACTTGAatctcatgggagagagagagaggggcagagccAAACTAAGAGGAGAGAAACTTTACTTATTCATTCTgtcaacaaatatttaatgagtGTCCGTTACACGCCAGGCACAATTCTAGGAGACTTGGTGAGAAGGGAAATGGGCAAAATTTCCTGGTCTCCGTGGAGCTTAGCATTTCACCCTGAGAGGTAGGGAGTTAACACATAAATATACCATGTCAAGGTGCGGTGAGGAACGTCAGGAAGTAATGGTGGGGATGCTAAGTTGGATCATAGCGGCTCTCTGAAGAGGTGGCATAAGGAAACTGGACTGAACTGGGAGACGTGAGCCGGGCACGTAGGTAAGACTTAGAGATGGGAGTGACTGCTGTGCTTAGAGAAGGGTCAGGATTGTGTCTAcagcacagggaagagaggaatgaGGCGACAGTgacagaagagaggagggaggcaaaCGGATTCATGGAGGCAAGGAGATACAGAGTGCACAAGAGAATCATGGTGACAGCTAGGGAGGACACAGATAGGCgggcatgcctataaccccagcgctgaagagactaaggcaggaggattgtgagttcaaggccagcctatacCGCATAGCATGAAtctgtcaataataataataataataataataataataataataataataataataataataataatttgaacaAGAGAGgcttagaggcagagacagggccaAGTCCTCATTGAGAGGAAAAGGCCATACTAGAAGGGTgcagaggagttggggatttagctcagtggtagagcgcttgcctaggaagcgcaaggccctgggttcggtccccagctccgaaaaaaagaaccaaaaaaaaaaaaaaaagaaggtgcaGAAAGGTACCTTGTGGGGCTCCAGCCAAGTAAGGAGCCTTGAGGGGCTGATCTCACCCTCAAAGCCCTGTCCACTGCTCTGGGATCCCCTGTAGCCACACAGCTCACAGGGAGCTCCTGGTATCCGAGATATCTTTTGCCCTGAGGGTCCAAGACCCCCAACATCCCCTGCTGGGTCCCACTCCAACTCTGCAGGAGTGGGGAAGATACTGGGTGCCCAGGGCCCCCAGACTCCACCAGCTGCTGGCCCGTCTGAGTCTCCCTCAACTTCCAAGTCCTGGTCCAGGAGGTTGGCCTTCTCAAGCACCTGGAGCAGAGGATAGATGTCATGGGAGTTGGGGGGACTAGGGTTTGGATTGGTGACTACCAGGGCAGGTCATACCAGGCTATAGCTGATCAACTGGGCCTGCAGCTGCCAGAGCCGTTGGAAGATGGTGTCTCGATGGGTTCCAAGGGCCCTCAGGACCTGCTCCAGGGATGTCCAGGCCCTGGGCTCACTCCTCTCTGCCAGGCCCTCACCAAATACAAGCAATGCATCCACACGTTCGGCTGCCCCTTGGAGCTCTGCCTGCAGGGCCTGGAACACACAGTTCGACATTCACACACGACAGTGATACCAGATCCCCCACCCCAGAGCCTGGAGTCATTTTGTCTTCCCTGTCCTGTGCAGAAGTCAGGATATGCAACAAACCCACTTTCTATCCAAGAAAGCTTACACTCACACAAGGACTCTACCCACTCCCCCATATCCTGGCCTCCCACTGCCTACCTGCAGCTGGACAATCCTGTTGTGGGCCAGCGTCCAAGATGCAAGGCCTTGTTCCAGGTCCTGCAGCCGGAACTTCAACCCCAACAGACAAAGATGTAGGCTGTCCTGTTCAGCTTCTAGTACTTCCAGACCAGAGACGGAGTGCTGGAGATTCCAGGGGGCCAAAATCAGGGCCAGTGGGCCAATACGCTACCCCTATCCCAAGCAAGctgctgccttgtgggtgctgctTTGAAGGCGTGCCCATCTCCAGAACAACACTCGCACTGCTCCCACTTGGCAACCCTTTACCCTAATGTTGGAGACATCTAATTTAAGATCTTCAGGTTCCCGAGCCTTCTAGAAAGCTCTTTAGATGGGTCTAAACGGGGAGCGGAAATGGAAGAGAGTACCCCCAAAGGGAATGCGGCCGTTAATGAAACatctcatttacttatttacttggtAAATATGGGCATATGTCCAGCTCGAAGATGGTAAATTATACGTATAACCCCAGGTCTCTGAGGCAAGAGAATCGACGGTTCAAGGGCAGCCCGGGCCACACAGTGaaagcctatctcaaaataagAGGTTGGGGGGAaccagggagatggttcagttgataaaatgtttgctctgcaaataaatacacaaagaaccATGCATGTAGCACCGGTCGCTCGGTAATACCAGTGCTGGaggggtggaggcaggcagatccgtGGCGCTCACTGGCCAGGCAACCTAGCTAGGTTCAATggggaaccctgtcttgaaacccaTGGTGGTGAGTGACTGAGAGACACTGGCCTCTGGCACCCGAATGCATGACTGCATGACCTGCCTGTGTTTCTGCTCACACTTAGACGCACACACGGTAAATATACAAAAAGATTAGAAATAACTGAAATACTTCTATTCTGATTGTCAAACCTTACGGTGTCCCTTCCCCCACGGATACCGAGCACCCCTACAGAATCATCATATCATTCCTAGAGCAAGAGGCAGATTGAAGGGGACAGGCGGGAAGTGGGACTGGAACAGAGAGTGTGGTCAGCTCACCTCACAGGGCTTGCCCCCATCTTGATGCTCATGGGAAGAGGCCAGGGGTAGTTTTGAGGGGCTGGTGGCAGACTCGGCGCTCTCCGGTTCATCCACGAATTGCTCAGGCGCGTCCAAGGAGGCCTGGACCTGCTCTGGCCTAGAGAGAAGAAATGTTGATGGGCACAGTGTCTTCTTTCCCACCTAAACCCCATCCCCAGTTTTCTCCATGCCCTTATTCAACCATGGTCACACATGGCCCTTCCTACAGCTCCCTCCCTCGGAGCTCCCAATCAAGCCCCAGTCCCCACCTGCTCGGCTCCTCCTCAGGTGCAGGGCAGATGGTAGGTCCGGCAACGTCCAGCCCCCTAGGACCTCCCAGGGGGTGATTCACAGGCTCTGGAGGGAATCCATGGCCTAGAGGCGGAAACTGGGCCATGGCTGTGCACTTGGGGATAGTCAGGTGAGGATGTCCAGTAACAGCCTCTTTCTTAGACAGTGTTCCATGCTTTCTTAGCAGGACTTACCCAGGACTGAGGCTACTGAGAGGCCCAGGGGCCAGCCTAGCTCCACCCCTTCCTGGAAGAACCTGGACCCGAGAAATCTGATGCCCTGCTGAGGTGCGGAGGCATTTAACTCCTTCTTCCCCAGCAGAGCCtaaaccttccttttttttctttttttttttccagagctggggaccgaacccagggccttgcgcttgctaggcaagcgctctgccactgagctaaatccccaacccctgagcctAAACCTTCCAACACCACCCCCACACCATGCCGCGGGGCTTTGAGATAGAAAACTCCACCCATTTCCTCAAGACCCTGGATCCTGTCACCTTCAAGGACAGCTGTATCTGAGTACCAGGGTCCATCCCATTCATTTAAAGTCTCGGGTGTAATACTGAAAAAAATGTCCAAGCGCCTGGCAGCTAAAGCCTGTCATCTCACGCAAAAGGGTttcaagttcaagactagcctagaCCTTATTGAGGCCCTATCGAGAAACTAAAAAAATAACGTGATTGTTGTTGGGGTTATATTTTACTAGTGCAATATTTGTATAGCATCcgagaagccctgggttctacctCCAACTCCAGTActgaagaggggggagggaaggaagaaagaaactgaagcatcagttcccagccaaaaaaaaaaaaaaaaaaaaaaaaatccaaaacgaATAAAAGGTATTTTCCGTTTATTTGGAATGGTGACTTCTCTGTGGTTTCCACAGttactgagaaaataaataaccCTGGGCAGCTATCTCTGCCCTAAGGTTCCAAGGTCAGGAGTTTTGGAGCCTGGTGGTCACTTGCTCAGCAGGAGGCTGGCGCGCAGCACGCGGGGTACACGTCGAATGGTCAGCGAGACACGGGTGCCGCGCACCAGGCGGGCTCCGGGCAACGCCGACTGGCAGGCAGCGGCATTGGGCGGCAGCGAGGTGGAGTCCAGCTCATCTACGCGGGTGGCTGTGATGCCGTGGAGCAGACGTGTGTAAGCCGTGCCTCGGAGCACCAGCAGGCTCCGTGGTTCCACCAGCAGCGAGGTGATGGGCTGCTGAGGAGGCCTGGGCTGCAGGAATCAGTTGATAATGGTCAGTGGATATCCGGCGTTTGGGAGTGGGTGAAAAGTCAGCGGGCGCCAGCAGTTGGTCAGGGGGCAAGGGTCTGCAAGAGTTTGCTTTGGGGGATGGAAGCTTTGGTGGCTGAGGAGTGGTAATCTATAGGTTCTGGGGACAAGGCTATTGGGCTGTGTTTGTGCGTGCGCACGCTCGTGTGTGAGCACGGAGCCCTTTGGGAGAAGCCAGGGCCTATGTACAGGTGAGGGTATAAAGGGTTACTACACTGTGGGAGCCTTCACTGGCATCTGAGGGGCTGGGACAGAAAATGGGCAGTCCCAGGGATACTTACACAGAGCTAATCTGGGGGTGCACTGCTGGGGTCAGGCTCTAATACAGAGGTTAAAGGGAGTGGCCTATCCCAGGACTCTGGATGTTAGGGAGGCTTTAGTCAGGAATTGCAGCAAGCCTGACTGGGTGGAAGGGTTGAAAAAGAGGGAAGTTTAGGGAGTGAAGCTGAGAAACATCCAGCCACGGTGTGGCGGGTGAGGGGGGGGGGATTCTATGAACACTGGGGTATCAAGGATGCATGACTTAAGAGCTAGATGTCAGAGATAAGGGTGTTGGGTATCCCCAACAGAGCCGTGTGGGGTTAAGGAGAATCTAGGGATCATAGGGCACATGACTAGAGTTTCAGGACACTGGTGTTAAGGTGCAGCCTGCAGTCTGGGAGGACACTGGGGTACACATGAGTGAATGACACATTGGGATATCCCGAGAATATCGAGAATGTGTGTTGGAGCCATGCTTATAACGCTGGCACTGGGAGAATGGGACAGGAAGACACAAacatgaggccagcctgggctacataaaccTGTTcgcaaaaataagtaaatagtaaCTTCTAAAAAACCAGTTTAGTTGGAACACCATGTTGAGCTCAAGCGGTCTGTGGGAGGGACGCAGTCACTCATACCCTTAACCATCCaataccacagagaaaggagtatCAGTGGCTATCACAGCAGCTGGAGCACCATACACATTGGCTGGGTTTGGGCTGGGTATCTGGGAGAGAGTAGGGATCCCTATAGAGGAACATATCTGGGTGTCAGGAATACTCTAGATGCAAGTACAGTCAGACTATCCTGGAGTATATGGGGTCAGACGTCAGAATGCTCCTAAAAGCTTGGGACATCATCTCGGGACCCACCTGTTCTGGAGGGACGTCATCATCGTCTGGCTGCCGAGGTTCATAGAAGTCAAGGACAGTATGGGAGCCCAGGCTGATGGTGCTGACTGTTGGGTAGTACAATGGTCCATCTTCATgaggctggggaggaagggggcaCCAGAGATGGCCAGGGCAGGAGGCTACCCCACTCCACTAAGTCAAAGTGGGGTCCCAAGCTGGGACAGGGAGGGACGTTCTTAGGCGGAGTGTGCCTAGTCAGGGTAGGCGAGCATGATGGCTGCCCACCTCTTAATGACTTGGAGATCTGGGGGAGGGATTCAGCAGGGGAAGTGGGATGAGGATGTGCGGTTACCATGATGCCCTCCCCAGGCAGGTACTGGTTCACAAGGACATGGTTAGCTGGGAGACCCCCAAAAAGGCTGAGGTCAGAGACTTTGTCCACGTAGCGTTGAAGCCATGGAGGGAGTCGCTCAGGGACCATCCCCCGGGGGTGGGGGAGCCCACCTGCAGAGTGCAAGGGACTCTTGAAGGCACCCAAAGAGTCTTGGAATCTGGTACCCCCATTAAGGATGTTCCAGTGGCTGGAAGCATCACTACCCATTGAGGTTTGGAGACCGCCACTGGATCTCTCTGAAGCTTCCTTCAAAGCACTTGGCCCTTTGAGATACTCCCAACTAACCAGTAGATGCCTACGTCCCTCAAGACCACCACCAAGCCCTAAGTCCTCCTTGCTCTGGGACGCCTGGGACCCTTGGAGATAGCCCCATATACTTTGAAACCATTAAACCTGAGTTCTTCTCGTCTTTCCCGATCACATCCCTAGCCAGGAACACTTACCCCAGTTCTGAAGCTTCCTCCCGGACAGCTGGGTCCACTTTGGCTTTGGGGCATTGAAAACCTAggaggtgagggatggggttttCACGACTTTTCTACACATGCCCACACAAGGGCCTTCACGTGGGGTGAAAACGGGACTATCCATAGCTTGTCTGGGGTTCTAGTTGGGGAGAGCAGCTATTCACATGACCGTGACTGGAAAATGGTCCTCCTCTATCCAGGGAGGTTGCTTTATCGAGAGTTTAGCTTCAAGGAGTCTCATGAAGGTGTGGGGGAAGCACAGAGACACTTGCCAAGCCAGGCACCGGCTGAATCAACTTTGGCAATCAATGGGGAACACATGCTCTATCCAGATTGCACCACAGCTGTGAATGGGATTTTTCTCTTGGTGTGGTATGGTATCCCAGACTGCTTTCAAAATCTCCTGATTCTCCTGAATCCTCCTACCCAGAGCTGGCACTGCAGGCACGGGCCACCACACACAACTTGGGCGTCTCAACATAGGGAAAAGGAGCTCTGAGACTTTGTTCCCAAGGCTCTGGGGTTGCACTGGGCTATTCCTGTCAGGAATGTGATCTCAATAACACCCTTGTTTTAAAGGTTAGACTGGACTATCTCAGGGTAGAGAATGTGAGCTTTATAAAGTGCACCCTTAGGAGGTGTGTCCTGATGGTAGTGTGTGTGCCTAGCATGGACCCCacagcaggaacacacacacacacacacacacacacacacgaacctaAAACACCAAAAGGCCTGATAttgggatcctcctgcttcagccttcctagCTGGGATTGCAAGTCTGTGCCACTACATCTGACTGAGAAAGCTCTTTCAGACAGACCTGGGAATGTCTgaaagaggagtggggaggatgaGGGTGTGCTAAGGGACTCTCCTTGCCAGGGTTCCCACCGAAGTTCTGGGGTTCTCATATGGGGGCTGAGTGTTGGAAAAGAATTGTGAGAAGACAAGAAAGGCAGGCTAGAAGAacacttgggggagggggtccagTTCCGACCACCCTAGGAGAGCAGCAGCCATGGCACCGCGCTACCCCATGGCTGTGGGCCTCAACAAGGGCCATAAGGTGACGAAGAACTGAGGCACAGCCGGCACCACGGGCGCCTCACTAAGCATACCAAGTTCATGCGAGACATGATCCGGGAGGAGTACAGCTTCACGCCCTATGAACAATGGGCCAGGGAGTTGCTCGAGGTGTTCAAGGACAAGCAGTCACTCAGGTTCATCAAAAAGAGGGTGGGCATGCGCACTCATGccgagaggaagcaggaggagctgagaaacTTGCTGGCAGCCATGAGGAAAGCAGCAGCCAAGGACGATTGATggcccctcccccaataaacGTTTATGCcgtttgacacacacacacaaaaaaaaaaaaaaaaaagaaaaagaaaaagagggcacTGTGGTCACCTGTCGAAGCAaatactcctcctcttccttggagATGAAGTCAGGGACATAGTAGATTAGAGGTGGCGCCTATGAAGGAAAGACTGCctttaggacagtggttctcaacctgtgggtcgcgacctcTTCGGGTCAACAGATCCAACCAGCAGGAACCAGCCATTGACTCTATGattcataaaataattatgcagtaacaaccaaaataattttatggtagaGGGGGCTcacaacaacatgaggaactgtattaaagggtccccgCATTAGGAAGGTTTTTAAAAGCAGCTTTGCCCAACACAGGGATCCTATCATGACTGGGCAACCTTTCCCTTTTGAGAGGGACTTGGGATGGCCTATGAACCTGCAGGTTGAAAGTGGGCAGAGGGCTAGACTCTGAGGCGAGCTGGGGCAGTCCAACCAAGAGACCCAGGAATCGATCTGTCAACCCACCCACCTCACACACGTCCGTTCCCTACACCCCAGTCTTGTCAACCTGTTCCACCCTGAATGGTTCCAGTGCTGGGATCCTGGCGTCCTGCTCCTCCATGGATATCAACTCCTTGTGTGCCGTCCTGTGGGGAGGGGTAAGTTACTAAGTCTCCTATCTTTAAGCTGTGACCCGCCTTCCTTCCAGCCTATCAGGGGCCAGATTCTACCCTCAGACTTCCTATAAACTCCTGTGTTTAAAGCTGGAGTCTTCAATTTC
Encoded proteins:
- the Sdhaf1 gene encoding succinate dehydrogenase assembly factor 1, mitochondrial, whose translation is MSRPSRLQRQVLSLYRELLRAGRGKPGAEARVRAEFRQHASLPRSDVLRIEYLYRRGRRQLQLLRSGHATAMGTFVRPRGPTEEPVDATAPGNRLDDSDALKNPCEGTGARETRSDGR
- the Syne4 gene encoding nesprin-4 isoform X3 encodes the protein MAQFPPLGHGFPPEPVNHPLGGPRGLDVAGPTICPAPEEEPSRPEQVQASLDAPEQFVDEPESAESATSPSKLPLASSHEHQDGGKPCEHSVSGLEVLEAEQDSLHLCLLGLKFRLQDLEQGLASWTLAHNRIVQLQALQAELQGAAERVDALLVFGEGLAERSEPRAWTSLEQVLRALGTHRDTIFQRLWQLQAQLISYSLDLLSLGLGHRKHLAAHHRRRLQKPQDKKRQGSPSLPDAMLEVDRGVPAPASRRPLTLLLLLLFLLLVGATLLLPLSGVPCCSHTRLARTPYLVLSYVNGLPPI
- the Syne4 gene encoding nesprin-4 isoform X2, whose translation is MAQFPPLGHGFPPEPVNHPLGGPRGLDVAGPTICPAPEEEPSRPEQVQASLDAPEQFVDEPESAESATSPSKLPLASSHEHQDGGKPCEALQAELQGAAERVDALLVFGEGLAERSEPRAWTSLEQVLRALGTHRDTIFQRLWQLQAQLISYSLVLEKANLLDQDLEVEGDSDGPAAGGVWGPWAPSIFPTPAELEWDPAGDVGGLGPSGQKISRIPGAPCELCGYRGSQSSGQGFEDLLSLGLGHRKHLAAHHRRRLQKPQDKKRQGSPSLPDAMLEVDRGVPAPASRRPLTLLLLLLFLLLVGATLLLPLSGVPCCSHTRLARTPYLVLSYVNGLPPI
- the Syne4 gene encoding nesprin-4 isoform X1; amino-acid sequence: MAQFPPLGHGFPPEPVNHPLGGPRGLDVAGPTICPAPEEEPSRPEQVQASLDAPEQFVDEPESAESATSPSKLPLASSHEHQDGGKPCEHSVSGLEVLEAEQDSLHLCLLGLKFRLQDLEQGLASWTLAHNRIVQLQALQAELQGAAERVDALLVFGEGLAERSEPRAWTSLEQVLRALGTHRDTIFQRLWQLQAQLISYSLVLEKANLLDQDLEVEGDSDGPAAGGVWGPWAPSIFPTPAELEWDPAGDVGGLGPSGQKISRIPGAPCELCGYRGSQSSGQGFEDLLSLGLGHRKHLAAHHRRRLQKPQDKKRQGSPSLPDAMLEVDRGVPAPASRRPLTLLLLLLFLLLVGATLLLPLSGVPCCSHTRLARTPYLVLSYVNGLPPI
- the Alkbh6 gene encoding alpha-ketoglutarate-dependent dioxygenase alkB homolog 6 encodes the protein MEEQDARIPALEPFRVEQAPPLIYYVPDFISKEEEEYLLRQVFNAPKPKWTQLSGRKLQNWGGLPHPRGMVPERLPPWLQRYVDKVSDLSLFGGLPANHVLVNQYLPGEGIMPHEDGPLYYPTVSTISLGSHTVLDFYEPRQPDDDDVPPEQPRPPQQPITSLLVEPRSLLVLRGTAYTRLLHGITATRVDELDSTSLPPNAAACQSALPGARLVRGTRVSLTIRRVPRVLRASLLLSK